A window of the Halichoerus grypus chromosome 2, mHalGry1.hap1.1, whole genome shotgun sequence genome harbors these coding sequences:
- the TRIM65 gene encoding E3 ubiquitin-protein ligase TRIM65 translates to MAAPPLEDELTCSICLGLYLEPVTLLCGHNFCGACIRDWGDRYDKACPECRKPFPDGAELRRNVALSAVLTAMRAGPAPAAGPDPARASGSAPGARCPRHGRPLDLFCRTEGRCICSACTVNECRLHERALLDAERREREAQLRAMLEVSQQQATQAERQLKELQQQRSQIQSSACSLASVISGKFSCLLQALEMRRALALKDIKVAETQALAQAQDGEERLQGHLEALASYDRGVRDLLELLDDRTFLQESQLLVPPGPLGPLTPPQWDEDQQLAGLKESLSRLCDLLLDEGGHPRAPTEAADLGPVEAPGPLAPVPSPVCPLRRKLWQNYRNLTFDPDSANRHLYLSRQDQQVKHRRKPRDVAGPSCFELWQVRCAQSFQNGRHYWEVHASNHSVTLGVAYPDLARHRQGPHTDNIGRGPSSWGICVQEDRVQAWHNGEAQLLPGVSGQLLGMDLDLVSGCLTFYSLEPKAQPLHTFHAIFTQPLYPVFWLLEGRTLTLCHRPEAKLPPELQEEASEPS, encoded by the exons atGGCCGCGCCGCCGCTGGAGGACGAGCTGACGTGCTCCATTTGCCTGGGGCTCTATCTGGAGCCGGTGACGCTGCTCTGCGGCCACAACTTCTGCGGGGCCTGCATCCGGGACTGGGGGGACCGCTACGACAAGGCGTGCCCCGAGTGCCGGAAGCCCTTCCCCGACGGCGCCGAGCTGCGCCGCAATGTGGCGCTCAGCGCAGTGCTCACGGCGATGCGCGCCGGGCCCGCCCCGGCCGCCGGCCCCGACCCTGCCCGGGCCTCTGGCTCCGCCCCGGGCGCGCGCTGCCCCCGGCATGGGCGGCCACTCGACCTCTTCTGTCGCACCGAGGGTCGCTGCATATGCAGCGCGTGCACCGTGAACGAGTGTCGCCTCCACGAGCGGGCGCTGCTGGACGCCGAGCGTCGGGAGCGCGAG GCCCAGCTGAGAGCCATGCTGGAGGTCAGCCAGCAGCAGGCCACCCAGGCCGAGAGGCAGCTGAAGGAACTGCAGCAGCAGAGAAGCCAGATCCAG agctCGGCCTGCAGCCTGGCCTCCGTGATCTCTGGCAAGTTCAGCTGCCTGCTGCAGGCCCTAGAGATGCGACGGGCCTTGGCACTGAAGGACATCAAGGTGGCCGAGACCCAGGCGCTAGCACAAGCCCAGGATGGAGAAGAGCGACTACAGGGCCACCTGGAGGCCCTGGCTAGTTATGACCGCGGGGTCCGGGACCTCCTGGAGCTGCTGGATGACCGGACCTTCCTCCAG GAGTCACAGCTCCTGGTCCCCCCGGGGCCTCTTGGGCCTCTGACTCCTCCGCAGTGGGACGAAGATCAGCAGCTGGCCGGCCTGAAGGAGTCACTGAGCCGGCTGTGCGACCTCCTCCTGGATGAGGGGGGCCACCCCAGAGCACCAACTGAGGCTGCTGATTTGGGCCCCGTGG AGGCCCCAGGCCCCCTGGCACCAGTCCCGAGTCCGGTTTGTCCACTGAGGAGGAAACTCTGGCAGA ATTATCGCAATCTGACCTTCGATCCGGACAGCGCCAATCGCCACCTCTACCTGTCTCGTCAGGACCAGCAGGTAAAGCACCGTCGCAAGCCCCGGGACGTGGCCGGGCCAAGCTGCTTCGAGCTCTGGCAGGTGCGCTGTGCCCAGAGCTTCCAGAACGGGCGACACTACTGGGAGGTGCACGCATCTAACCACTCGGTGACCCTGGGCGTCGCCTATCCAGACCTGGCGCGGCACAGGCAGGGGCCCCACACAGACAACATCGGACGTGGGCCAAGCTCCTGGGGGATCTGTGTTCAGGAGGACAGGGTGCAGGCTTGGCACAACGGGGAGGCCCAGCTCCTCCCAGGGGTGTCGGGGCAGCTCCTGGGCATGGACTTGGACCTGGTCTCTGGCTGCCTCACCTTCTACAGCCTGGAGCCCAAGGCCCAGCCCCTGCATACCTTCCATGCCATCTTCACCCAGCCCCTCTACCCTGTCTTCTGGCTCCTGGAGGGTAGGACCCTGACCCTGTGCCATCGGCCTGAGGCCAAGCTCCCTCCGGAGCTCCAGGAAGAGGCCTCAGAGCCCAGCTGA
- the MRPL38 gene encoding large ribosomal subunit protein mL38 codes for MAAPWWRAALYGSRRWRGFSTSAALNRRTAPLGPMPNEDIDVSNLEQLEKYRSFDRYRRRAEQEARNPHWWRTYREHFGEESDPKDKIDIGLPPPKVCRTQQLLERKQVLRELRANSEEERAARLRTARIPLEAVRAEWEKTCGPYHKQRLAEYCGLYRDLFRGATFVPRVPLHVAYAVGEDDLVPVYLGNEVTPTEAAQAPEVTYEADKGSMWTLLLTNLDGHLLEPDAEYVHWLVTNIPGNSVAEGQETCPYLPPFPARGSGFHRFAFLLFKQDKPIDFSGDTRPSPCYQLAQRTFHTFDFYKKHQEAMTPAGLAFFQCRWDDSVTHIFHQLLDMREPVFEFVRPPSYHPKQKRFPHRQPLRYLDRYRDSHEPTYGIY; via the exons ATGGCGGCGCCCTGGTGGCGAGCCGCGCTTTATGGAAGTCGGAGGTGGCGGGGCTTCAGCACCTCGG CCGCCCTGAACCGCCGGACCGCCCCTCTGGGGCCGATGCCCAACGAGGACATCGATGTGAGCAACCTGGAGCAGCTGGAGAAATACCGCAGCTTCGACCGCTACCGGCGCCGGGCGGAACAGGAGGCGCGGAACCCGCATTGGTGGCGGACCTATCGGGAGCACTTCGGGGAGGAGTCAG ATCCCAAAGACAAAATTGACATCGGGCTGCCCCCACCCAAGGTCTGCCGGACCCAACAGCTGCTGGAGCGGAAACAGGTCCTCCGGGAGCTGCGTGCCAACTCAGAGGAGGAGCGAGCTGCCCGCCTCCGCACAG CACGCATCCCGCTGGAGGCTGTGCGGGCTGAGTGGGAGAAGACCTGTGGCCCCTACCACAAGCAGCGTCTGGCTGAATACTGTGGCCTCTACCGAGACCTGTTCCGTGGCGCCACCTTTGTGCCCCGAGTCCCCCTGCACGTGGCCTATGCTGTGGGTGAAGATGACTTGGTGCCTGTGTACCTCGGCAATGAGGTCACGCCAACGGAG GCTGCCCAGGCCCCGGAGGTGACCTATGAGGCAGACAAGGGCTCCATGTGGACACTGCTGCTCACCAACTTGG ATGGACACCTGCTGGAGCCAGATGCTGAATATGTCCACTGGCTGGT AACCAACATTCCAGGCAACAGCGTGGCTGAAGGACAGGAGACTTGTCCCTAcctgccccccttccctgcccGAGGCTCTGGCTTCCACCGCTTTGCCTTCCTGCTCTTCAAGCAGGATAAGCCAATTGACTTCTCTGGAGACACCCGGCCCTCACCCTG CTACCAGCTTGCCCAGCGGACCTTCCACACTTTTGATTTCTACAAGAAGCACCAAGAAGCCATGACACCAGCTGGCCTGGCCTTTTTCCAGTGCCGCTGGGATGATTCGGTCACCCACATCTTCCACCAGCTTCTGG ACATGCGGGAGCCCGTGTTTGAGTTTGTGAGGCCACCCTCTTACCACCCCAAGCAGAAGCGCTTCCCCCACCGGCAGCCCCTGCGCTACCTGGACCGGTACAGGGACAGTCACGAACCCACCTATGGCATCTACTAA